The Aeromicrobium senzhongii genome includes a window with the following:
- a CDS encoding solute symporter family protein, which yields MIATALPLAAESEQIGNTALNISIFAGFVVLTLVFVIRASRTNKSTDQMYTAGSSFTGRQNGIAISGDYLSAASFLGIAGAIALTGYDGFLYSIGFLVAWVIALLLVAELLRNTGRFTMADVLSFRMQERPVRTAAAVSTLVVSFFYLLAQMAGAGGLVALLLNINDEFGQALVIAGVGALMIVYVLVGGMKGTTYVQIIKAILLIGAALLMTVWVLAQYGMNFSDLLGDGAAAGAALEPGKKYGLDGVTKIDFISLSVALVLGTAGLPHILMRFYTVPTAKEARKSVVWAIWLIGLFYLFTLTLGYGAAALVGPERIAAAPGAANSAAPLLAYELGGTLLLGVVSAVAFATILAVVAGLTITASASFAHDIYTNVIHRGKAPDGREVKVARIAALVIGAVAIVGGIAANGQNIAFLVALAFAVAASANLPTILYSLFWKRFNTRGCLWSIYGGLIITVGLIVFSPAVSGSETAMFPDHDWSWFPLANPGLVSIPASFLLGILGTLSSKEHLENKAAEMEVRSLTGAGAEGRAISH from the coding sequence ATGATCGCGACCGCACTGCCGCTGGCCGCCGAGTCCGAGCAGATCGGCAACACCGCGCTGAACATCTCGATCTTCGCGGGGTTCGTCGTCCTGACGCTGGTCTTCGTGATCCGCGCCAGCCGGACGAACAAGAGCACCGACCAGATGTACACCGCCGGATCGTCCTTCACCGGGCGCCAGAACGGCATCGCCATCTCCGGCGACTACCTGTCGGCGGCGTCCTTCCTGGGCATCGCCGGCGCGATCGCCTTGACCGGCTACGACGGATTCCTCTACAGCATCGGCTTCCTCGTGGCTTGGGTCATCGCCCTGCTGCTGGTCGCCGAGCTGCTGCGCAACACCGGCCGGTTCACGATGGCCGACGTGCTCAGCTTCCGGATGCAGGAGCGCCCGGTGCGCACGGCCGCCGCCGTGTCGACGCTCGTGGTGAGCTTCTTCTACCTGCTGGCCCAGATGGCCGGCGCCGGTGGCCTCGTGGCACTGCTGCTCAACATCAACGACGAGTTCGGTCAGGCCCTGGTCATCGCGGGGGTCGGCGCGCTCATGATCGTCTACGTCCTCGTGGGCGGCATGAAGGGCACCACGTACGTCCAGATCATCAAGGCGATCCTGCTGATCGGTGCCGCGCTGCTCATGACCGTGTGGGTCCTGGCGCAGTACGGGATGAACTTCTCGGACCTGCTCGGCGACGGTGCCGCAGCCGGGGCCGCCCTGGAGCCGGGCAAGAAGTACGGCCTCGACGGCGTGACCAAGATCGACTTCATCTCGCTGTCGGTGGCACTGGTGCTGGGCACCGCCGGCCTGCCGCACATCCTGATGCGGTTCTACACGGTGCCCACGGCCAAGGAGGCCCGCAAGTCCGTGGTCTGGGCGATCTGGCTGATCGGCCTGTTCTACCTGTTCACGCTGACGCTGGGCTACGGTGCCGCGGCACTGGTCGGACCGGAGCGGATCGCGGCGGCGCCGGGTGCGGCCAACTCGGCAGCGCCGTTGCTGGCGTACGAGCTCGGCGGCACCCTGCTGTTGGGCGTCGTGTCGGCGGTGGCGTTCGCGACGATCCTGGCGGTCGTCGCCGGACTCACCATCACCGCATCGGCCTCGTTCGCGCACGACATCTACACGAACGTGATCCATCGCGGGAAGGCGCCCGACGGCCGTGAGGTCAAGGTGGCCCGCATCGCGGCCCTGGTGATCGGTGCCGTCGCGATCGTCGGCGGCATCGCCGCCAACGGCCAGAACATCGCGTTCCTCGTGGCGCTCGCGTTCGCGGTGGCGGCCTCGGCCAACCTGCCGACGATCCTGTACTCGCTGTTCTGGAAGCGGTTCAACACCCGCGGCTGCCTGTGGAGCATCTACGGCGGCCTGATCATCACCGTGGGTCTGATCGTCTTCAGCCCGGCGGTGTCCGGTTCCGAGACGGCGATGTTCCCCGACCACGACTGGTCCTGGTTCCCGCTGGCGAACCCGGGCTTGGTCTCGATCCCGGCGTCGTTCCTGCTGGGAATCCTGGGCACACTCAGCAGCAAGGAGCACCTCGAGAACAAGGCGGCGGAGATGGAGGTTCGCTCGCTCACCGGCGCCGGCGCCGAGGGCCGGGCGATCAGCCACTGA
- a CDS encoding DUF485 domain-containing protein, whose product MSHPTESDPASPAPTGREAAYLRVLASPEFQELRHKYRSWVIPATLAGLAFYFVYVLMSTYAVDFMSRPVIGNVNVGLIFGLLQFVATFAVTMAYVRYADRELDPRSSKIREEMEAEGLA is encoded by the coding sequence GTGAGCCATCCGACCGAATCCGATCCGGCGTCCCCGGCGCCGACGGGGCGCGAGGCCGCGTACCTGCGCGTCCTGGCGTCACCTGAGTTCCAAGAGCTGCGCCACAAGTACCGCAGCTGGGTCATCCCGGCCACGCTCGCCGGCCTGGCCTTCTACTTCGTCTATGTCCTGATGTCGACCTACGCGGTGGACTTCATGAGCCGTCCTGTCATCGGGAACGTCAACGTCGGGCTGATCTTCGGCCTGCTGCAGTTCGTCGCCACCTTCGCGGTGACGATGGCCTACGTGCGGTATGCCGATCGCGAGCTGGACCCCCGCTCGTCGAAGATCCGTGAAGAGATGGAAGCCGAGGGCCTCGCATGA
- a CDS encoding AAA family ATPase, with protein sequence MKVERIWWRDIGPEDFFAMERSGRTLRGRTAVEIAQVPALLEFIGVDRNLPHDKWQDARIVPRVIGAPEVEAALVFRPARRHHVYELHSQNRHDERHERHPAWLPGHGWPDLRTPQSVDDAKTILADIGGLHVYVARTQSGAYFAGSTTGTELPEGWPSSCEPLFTGVDSGVITVGSGSLQNLTPLARKILEAFRDRKSVLVYGPPATGKTHAVAQVRQILDEAWTAGEAIDIDPQRADHPFTSGFESSPIAPPVITDWVTFHQEYGYEDFIVGLRPTGEGIRLAPFAGRLLDLAIRLDRQGKGSSLLVIDEINRGNVPKILGDFMTYMDDSYRVAPDGDTRSAIPVNLPKVQRSPTGDPVTEPIWLISGDSYMLPQPWFFPHDLHILATMNSVDRAVAPLDSAIGRRFERIDAYADLDFLAQHLGVSLEVATSPDVDAEHWTPQAAAVALLAYLNDEITERLGQDYELGHLYFWKIATWADLKRVWDHDVWPQIRDRFGARPDQLADLLRVNSRHAPADYPFRTRTLTGRALAVDPLMGRSDEDAAITFDFLVRG encoded by the coding sequence GTGAAGGTCGAACGCATCTGGTGGCGTGACATCGGTCCGGAGGACTTCTTCGCGATGGAGCGGTCTGGTCGGACCCTGCGTGGCCGCACGGCCGTCGAGATCGCCCAGGTCCCGGCCCTGCTGGAGTTCATCGGCGTCGACCGGAACCTGCCGCACGACAAGTGGCAGGACGCGCGCATCGTCCCGCGGGTCATCGGCGCCCCCGAGGTCGAGGCGGCCCTGGTCTTCCGGCCCGCCCGCCGCCACCACGTGTACGAGCTGCACTCCCAGAACCGCCACGACGAGCGCCACGAGCGTCACCCGGCCTGGCTGCCCGGTCACGGCTGGCCGGACCTGCGGACGCCGCAGTCCGTCGACGACGCCAAGACGATCCTGGCCGACATCGGTGGGCTCCACGTCTACGTCGCCCGCACCCAGTCCGGTGCGTACTTCGCCGGGTCCACGACCGGCACCGAGCTGCCGGAGGGATGGCCCTCCTCCTGCGAGCCGCTGTTCACCGGCGTCGACTCCGGCGTGATCACGGTCGGCAGCGGCTCCCTGCAGAACCTGACGCCGCTGGCCCGCAAGATCCTCGAGGCCTTCCGCGACCGCAAGAGCGTCCTGGTCTACGGCCCTCCGGCCACCGGCAAGACGCACGCGGTCGCCCAGGTCCGCCAGATCCTCGACGAGGCGTGGACCGCCGGCGAGGCCATCGACATCGACCCGCAGCGGGCCGACCATCCCTTCACCTCGGGCTTCGAGTCCTCGCCGATCGCGCCGCCGGTCATCACCGACTGGGTCACGTTCCACCAGGAGTACGGCTACGAGGACTTCATCGTCGGCCTGCGGCCCACGGGCGAGGGCATCCGGCTCGCGCCGTTCGCCGGCCGGCTGCTGGACCTGGCGATCCGGCTGGACCGTCAGGGCAAGGGCTCGTCGCTGCTCGTGATCGACGAGATCAACCGCGGCAACGTGCCCAAGATCCTGGGCGACTTCATGACCTACATGGACGACTCGTACCGGGTCGCCCCCGACGGCGACACCCGCTCGGCCATCCCGGTCAACCTGCCCAAGGTGCAGCGCAGTCCCACCGGTGACCCGGTCACCGAGCCGATCTGGTTGATCTCGGGCGACTCCTACATGCTGCCGCAGCCGTGGTTCTTCCCTCACGACCTGCACATCCTGGCCACGATGAACTCGGTCGACCGCGCCGTGGCGCCGCTCGACTCCGCCATCGGGCGACGCTTCGAGCGCATCGACGCGTACGCCGACCTGGACTTCCTGGCCCAGCACCTGGGGGTCAGCCTCGAGGTGGCGACGTCGCCCGACGTCGACGCCGAGCACTGGACGCCGCAGGCGGCGGCCGTGGCGTTGCTGGCGTACCTCAACGACGAGATCACCGAGCGACTCGGCCAGGACTACGAGCTGGGACACCTGTACTTCTGGAAGATCGCGACGTGGGCCGACCTCAAGCGCGTCTGGGACCACGACGTGTGGCCGCAGATCCGCGATCGTTTCGGCGCTCGTCCCGACCAGCTGGCCGACCTGCTGCGAGTGAACTCGCGCCATGCCCCGGCGGACTACCCGTTCCGCACGCGCACCCTCACCGGACGCGCGCTGGCCGTCGACCCGCTGATGGGCCGGTCCGACGAGGACGCCGCGATCACCTTCGACTTCCTGGTGCGCGGATGA
- a CDS encoding 5-methylcytosine restriction system specificity protein McrC — protein sequence MTPGYTLIEGGPAQPFTGTASDLAELRLRSTELATRLGLAEEPFVIDEDAGTIQVRGLTGYLALGDSTLEIMPHFLRHDPGWRVSLLTMLTTIHHLEWIPQVDRGTRHAGLADLLGMIVAGAMSRASSEGMPRTYVERRAVTSSIRGQVDAAKMWRRVVDPYSVDCRFSEFVADGPVTSALKWACRELAGAVQQPWLESELMNYAELFPEASPELPPPGIMDGLQLTPQFGFLADALDIARVVAMGPHNGVSGRPDGPTRAFVWSTSKVFGDFVQVLAERAAREAGFTAYRGTRARRLNDVASAAAAVDTVVESTSELVAMSVCPQDHTEDLVDELVGPLIAAGRGLSASDIAIVFPATMGLRPGTQMRIREPGGPSLLHLLTVDPSGLGETGGMNRVVREFELDLTQVLTIAQRRPAGSRRIGGTGA from the coding sequence ATGACGCCCGGGTACACCCTCATCGAGGGCGGCCCCGCCCAGCCGTTCACGGGCACCGCGTCCGACCTGGCCGAGCTGCGTCTGCGGTCGACCGAGCTGGCCACCCGGCTGGGACTGGCGGAGGAGCCGTTCGTCATCGATGAGGACGCCGGCACGATCCAGGTCCGCGGCCTGACCGGCTACCTGGCGCTGGGCGACTCGACGCTCGAGATCATGCCGCACTTTCTGCGCCACGATCCGGGCTGGCGGGTCTCGCTGCTGACGATGCTCACGACGATCCACCACCTCGAGTGGATCCCGCAGGTCGACCGCGGCACGCGCCACGCGGGCCTGGCCGACCTGCTGGGGATGATCGTCGCCGGCGCCATGTCCCGGGCCTCCTCGGAGGGCATGCCGCGCACCTACGTCGAGCGGCGTGCGGTCACCTCCTCGATCCGTGGACAGGTCGATGCCGCGAAGATGTGGCGCCGCGTCGTCGACCCCTACAGCGTCGACTGCCGGTTCTCGGAGTTCGTCGCCGACGGGCCGGTCACCTCGGCCCTGAAGTGGGCCTGCCGCGAGCTGGCCGGTGCGGTGCAGCAACCGTGGCTGGAGTCCGAGCTGATGAACTACGCCGAGCTCTTCCCGGAGGCCTCGCCGGAGCTGCCGCCGCCCGGGATCATGGACGGCCTGCAGCTGACGCCGCAGTTCGGTTTCCTCGCCGACGCGCTCGACATCGCCCGAGTGGTGGCGATGGGTCCGCACAACGGTGTCAGCGGCCGGCCCGACGGCCCGACCCGCGCCTTCGTGTGGAGCACGTCGAAGGTCTTCGGCGACTTCGTGCAGGTGCTGGCCGAGCGGGCCGCCCGCGAGGCCGGGTTCACGGCCTACCGCGGCACCCGCGCCCGGCGCCTCAACGACGTCGCCTCGGCCGCCGCCGCGGTGGACACGGTCGTGGAGTCCACCAGCGAGCTCGTGGCGATGTCGGTGTGCCCGCAGGACCACACCGAGGACCTGGTCGACGAGCTGGTCGGCCCGTTGATCGCCGCCGGCCGTGGCCTGAGCGCCTCGGACATCGCGATCGTCTTCCCGGCGACCATGGGACTGCGACCCGGCACGCAGATGAGGATCCGCGAGCCCGGTGGGCCCTCGCTGCTGCACCTGCTGACGGTCGATCCGTCGGGTCTGGGCGAGACCGGCGGGATGAACCGCGTCGTGCGCGAGTTCGAGCTCGACCTGACCCAGGTGCTGACGATCGCTCAGCGCCGCCCGGCAGGATCGCGGCGCATCGGCGGCACCGGGGCCTGA
- a CDS encoding DEAD/DEAH box helicase — protein sequence MPTPTELQIALRHPVRFVSDPDDPSRSRFVFDTPRGPLEATANEAVGPLSGGIRALSADASARAWATPAIIALRLMATGTLASPDPSQLQQMLNSARAVGPTEAEGQTAIRAFLAALVAAAPAVATTPQRRRETEQPRPTIERPTSFSYRLVVTLSGDADAMADVEVHVRPQAMNRASVPAPTVLTRDDHHLGPAAKPALRAMLERLAAAWPPAERLADEGRARVTPEELGLLGQGRPLVSALANRIEIEWPEGLRHDVRATGVISRIDTDESPLDREHDRPRAFTADQLFRFDWSVSVGGEHLSRAEVEQLAASQSGMLHLRDRWVMVDQQQVERVLAGHGRTLDPSEALRAAITGSLEIDGYETEVDTVGWLEDVRRRLAEQDSDITPAAQPGALDGQLREYQLRGLRWMSQLVDLGLGGILADDMGLGKTLMLIALHLHLDSPEPTLVVCPASVLATWEREITRFAPGVPVSRYHGPRRSLSDAKSGFVVTTYATMRSSVEELAAHRWNLVVADEAQHVKNPGSGAAQALRRIDSDARMALTGTPVENHLGELWALLDWTTPGLLGTREQFRREWSRQIERDHDAERAAGLSQLIRPFVLRRRKSDPGIAPELPPKIETDHRVPLSREQVGLYEAVVQRTMSEIADSSGIRRRGLVVKLLTQLKQICNHPAQFLHEPEARLAGRSGKLETFDSLVEEIIDEDGAALVFTQYAQMGRLLARRLGERKVRHDFLHGGTPVARREKMVRAFQDGETDVFVLSLKAAGTGLNLTRADHVVHYDRWWNPAVEDQATDRAHRIGQTRNVQVHRLVAEGTIEESIAELISSKRALADAVVNAGETALTELTDSELEVLVQLRH from the coding sequence ATGCCGACCCCGACCGAGCTGCAGATCGCGCTGCGGCACCCGGTCCGATTCGTGTCCGACCCGGACGACCCCAGCCGTTCACGGTTCGTCTTCGACACGCCCCGTGGGCCCCTCGAGGCCACCGCGAACGAGGCGGTCGGGCCGCTGAGCGGAGGCATCCGCGCCCTCTCGGCCGATGCCAGTGCCCGCGCCTGGGCGACGCCGGCGATCATCGCCCTGCGCCTCATGGCCACCGGGACGCTGGCCTCCCCGGACCCGTCGCAGCTGCAGCAGATGCTGAACTCCGCCCGTGCGGTCGGGCCCACCGAGGCCGAGGGCCAGACCGCCATCCGCGCGTTCCTCGCCGCCCTGGTCGCCGCGGCTCCCGCGGTCGCGACGACACCGCAGCGACGCCGCGAGACCGAGCAGCCCCGGCCCACCATCGAGCGCCCGACGAGCTTCTCGTACCGGCTCGTCGTGACCCTCAGTGGCGACGCTGACGCGATGGCCGACGTCGAGGTGCACGTCCGCCCCCAGGCGATGAACCGCGCGTCCGTCCCGGCGCCGACCGTGCTGACCCGCGACGACCACCACCTCGGCCCCGCCGCCAAGCCTGCGCTGCGCGCGATGCTCGAACGGCTCGCCGCCGCCTGGCCGCCCGCCGAGCGGCTCGCGGACGAGGGCCGCGCCCGGGTGACCCCCGAGGAGCTCGGCCTGCTGGGCCAGGGCCGCCCGCTCGTGTCGGCGCTCGCCAACCGCATCGAGATCGAGTGGCCCGAGGGCCTGCGGCACGACGTCCGCGCCACCGGCGTGATCAGCCGCATCGACACCGACGAGTCGCCGCTGGACCGCGAGCACGACCGCCCTCGGGCGTTCACGGCCGACCAGCTCTTCCGCTTCGACTGGAGCGTCTCGGTCGGCGGCGAGCACCTGAGCCGGGCCGAGGTCGAGCAGCTGGCCGCGTCGCAGTCGGGCATGCTCCACCTGCGCGACCGGTGGGTCATGGTCGACCAGCAGCAGGTCGAGCGCGTCCTGGCCGGCCACGGCCGCACCCTGGACCCGTCGGAGGCGCTGCGTGCCGCGATCACCGGCAGCCTCGAGATCGACGGGTACGAGACCGAGGTCGACACCGTGGGGTGGCTCGAGGACGTTCGGCGACGGCTGGCCGAGCAGGACTCCGACATCACCCCCGCGGCGCAGCCCGGGGCCCTGGACGGCCAGCTGCGCGAGTACCAGCTGCGGGGACTGCGCTGGATGAGCCAGCTGGTCGACCTCGGCCTCGGCGGGATCCTGGCCGACGACATGGGCCTGGGCAAGACCCTCATGCTGATCGCGTTGCACCTGCACCTGGACTCCCCCGAGCCGACGCTCGTCGTGTGCCCGGCGTCGGTGCTGGCCACGTGGGAGCGCGAGATCACCCGCTTCGCACCGGGCGTGCCCGTGTCCCGCTACCACGGCCCTCGGCGCAGCCTGTCCGACGCGAAGTCGGGTTTCGTCGTCACCACCTACGCGACGATGCGCTCGAGCGTCGAGGAGCTGGCCGCGCACCGCTGGAACCTCGTGGTGGCCGACGAGGCGCAGCACGTGAAGAACCCCGGGAGCGGCGCCGCCCAGGCTCTGCGCCGGATCGATTCCGACGCACGGATGGCGCTGACCGGCACCCCCGTCGAGAACCACCTCGGCGAGCTGTGGGCGCTGTTGGACTGGACGACCCCCGGTCTGCTCGGCACCCGTGAGCAGTTCCGTCGCGAGTGGTCACGCCAGATCGAACGCGACCACGACGCCGAGCGCGCCGCCGGGCTGTCGCAGCTGATCCGCCCGTTCGTGCTGCGCCGGCGCAAGTCCGACCCGGGCATCGCACCCGAGCTGCCGCCGAAGATCGAGACCGACCACCGGGTCCCGCTGAGCCGCGAGCAGGTGGGGCTCTACGAGGCGGTCGTGCAGCGCACCATGTCCGAGATCGCCGACTCCAGCGGCATCCGCCGGCGCGGTCTCGTGGTGAAGCTGCTCACCCAGCTGAAGCAGATCTGCAACCACCCCGCGCAGTTCCTGCACGAGCCCGAGGCGCGCCTGGCCGGCCGCTCCGGCAAGCTCGAGACCTTCGACTCGCTGGTCGAGGAGATCATCGACGAGGACGGGGCGGCCCTGGTCTTCACGCAGTACGCCCAGATGGGCCGGCTGCTGGCGCGGCGACTCGGCGAGCGCAAGGTCCGCCACGACTTCCTGCACGGCGGCACCCCCGTCGCGCGGCGCGAGAAGATGGTGCGCGCGTTCCAGGACGGCGAGACGGACGTGTTCGTGCTGTCCCTCAAGGCGGCCGGCACCGGCCTCAACCTGACCCGGGCCGACCACGTCGTGCACTACGACCGCTGGTGGAACCCGGCCGTCGAGGACCAGGCCACCGACCGTGCCCACCGCATCGGGCAGACCCGCAACGTGCAGGTCCACCGCCTGGTCGCCGAGGGCACGATCGAGGAGTCGATCGCCGAGCTGATCAGCTCCAAGCGTGCCCTGGCCGACGCGGTCGTCAACGCCGGCGAGACCGCGCTGACCGAGCTGACCGACTCCGAGCTCGAGGTCCTGGTCCAGCTGCGCCACTGA
- a CDS encoding dioxygenase family protein has protein sequence MNPRPETVPTHRLSDLTNRLVPSPRMPVLFVGHGNPMNALADNTFTREWQRVGAGLPDAQAIVVISAHWLTPGGTHITDAPRNPVIHDFGGFPDELYRVQYESHGDERVARLLAQHLVEYEARLDSQWGLDHGTWSVLKFLAPAPQVPVLQISIDYSMPLPKLYELFSRLRDLRRRGVVFIGSGNIVHALNRVRWGGGPAWDWAIEFDSQTADAISTGDVTRLLDPYRSWSAARVAVPTDDHYRPMVASLGLLEPDEEVGFFNTEIDMGSVGMRSFITAA, from the coding sequence ATGAACCCCCGCCCGGAGACCGTACCCACCCATCGGCTGTCCGACTTGACCAACCGGCTGGTGCCGAGTCCGCGGATGCCGGTCCTGTTCGTCGGTCACGGCAACCCCATGAACGCCCTTGCGGACAACACGTTCACGCGCGAATGGCAGCGGGTCGGCGCCGGCCTGCCGGACGCCCAGGCGATCGTCGTCATCAGCGCCCACTGGCTCACGCCCGGGGGCACCCACATCACGGACGCGCCGCGCAACCCCGTCATCCACGACTTCGGCGGCTTCCCCGACGAGCTCTACCGGGTGCAGTACGAGTCCCACGGCGACGAGCGCGTCGCCCGGCTGCTGGCCCAGCACCTGGTCGAGTACGAGGCGCGCCTCGACAGCCAGTGGGGACTGGACCACGGCACCTGGAGCGTCCTGAAGTTCCTCGCCCCGGCCCCGCAGGTGCCCGTCCTGCAGATCAGCATCGACTACTCGATGCCCCTGCCGAAGCTGTACGAGTTGTTCTCGCGGTTGCGGGACCTGCGCCGGCGCGGTGTCGTCTTCATCGGCAGCGGCAACATCGTGCATGCCCTGAACCGCGTGCGGTGGGGCGGCGGTCCGGCCTGGGACTGGGCGATCGAGTTCGACTCCCAGACCGCCGACGCGATCTCCACCGGCGACGTCACCCGGCTGCTGGACCCGTACCGATCGTGGTCCGCCGCGCGCGTCGCCGTGCCGACGGACGACCACTACCGCCCGATGGTCGCCTCGCTCGGCCTGTTGGAGCCCGACGAGGAGGTCGGGTTCTTCAACACCGAGATCGACATGGGGTCGGTCGGCATGCGGTCGTTCATCACGGCTGCGTGA
- a CDS encoding serine hydrolase domain-containing protein, whose translation MSDASLPTPSRSPATTTTPPPDFTALDRLVDASGSTCTVVLRGDEVVHEHPAGSRHATRRVYSITKSVVGVLLAIAASENALSLDDPVSRHVPRWPAESGDVTIRHLMSMTSGRAWTEALDAAMIRSADQTAAALATGQQDAPGTAWQYDNLASQVLSAVLTSAVGDLEAYADDRLFAPLGLTDTSWSRDRAGTITTYAGIVSSCADLARLGVMMRDEGRFEGRQVLPAAAVAELTTPSSELNAAYGLLWWTNASGRVQEVRRAAGFDQDREPYRGRLAPAAPADAFWALGWGNQLVAVVPSADTVAVRLGPKPSGPDDLTIDGFTAAVLEGLGITQP comes from the coding sequence ATGTCCGACGCCAGCCTGCCGACCCCGTCGCGGTCGCCCGCGACCACGACGACTCCCCCGCCCGACTTCACGGCACTCGACCGCCTGGTCGACGCCAGCGGATCGACGTGCACCGTCGTGCTGCGCGGTGACGAGGTCGTGCACGAGCATCCGGCCGGGTCGCGTCACGCCACGCGCCGGGTCTACTCGATCACCAAGTCGGTCGTCGGTGTGCTGCTGGCCATCGCGGCCTCCGAGAACGCGTTGAGCCTCGACGACCCGGTGTCACGTCACGTGCCGCGGTGGCCCGCGGAGTCCGGGGACGTCACGATCCGCCACCTCATGTCGATGACGTCGGGACGAGCGTGGACCGAGGCGCTGGACGCCGCCATGATCCGGTCGGCCGACCAGACCGCGGCGGCGCTCGCGACGGGACAGCAGGACGCGCCCGGCACCGCATGGCAGTACGACAACCTGGCCAGCCAGGTGCTCTCGGCCGTCCTGACCTCGGCCGTCGGTGACCTCGAGGCCTACGCCGACGACCGGCTGTTCGCCCCGCTGGGGCTGACCGACACGTCGTGGTCGCGCGACCGGGCCGGCACCATCACGACCTACGCCGGGATCGTCTCGTCGTGCGCCGATCTGGCGCGCCTGGGCGTCATGATGCGCGACGAGGGTCGCTTCGAGGGCCGGCAGGTACTGCCCGCGGCGGCGGTGGCCGAGCTGACCACGCCGAGCTCGGAGCTCAACGCCGCCTACGGACTGCTGTGGTGGACCAACGCGTCGGGTCGCGTGCAGGAGGTGCGGCGCGCCGCGGGGTTCGACCAGGACCGTGAGCCGTACCGCGGCCGCCTGGCTCCGGCCGCTCCCGCGGACGCGTTCTGGGCGCTCGGTTGGGGAAACCAGCTGGTCGCCGTCGTGCCGTCGGCGGACACCGTCGCCGTGCGGCTGGGCCCGAAGCCCTCCGGCCCCGACGACCTGACGATCGACGGCTTCACGGCAGCGGTGCTCGAGGGGCTCGGGATCACGCAGCCGTGA
- a CDS encoding acetyl-CoA hydrolase/transferase family protein, producing the protein MSRVSCPVASSRIMSAEDAVEFIRPGDNVGMSGFTGAGYPKVVPAALAARARAAHDAGEDFRIGLWTGASTAPQADGVLAEAHAISTRLPYNSDPTLRRQINAGEVDYVDAHLSHSAQQMWFGFYGPLDVAVIEVTAILPDGLLVPSSSVGNNKTWLDQADKVILEVNHWQPREFEGFHDIYGGTALPPHRRPLALTEPMQRIGEPYLKVDPAKVIAVVETAAPDAGAAFSAPDDVSRAIAGHTLDFLRGEVGAGRMPPELLPLQSGVGNVANAVLQGLDGSEFTSLVAYTEVLQDSMLTLLDSGTLRAASTASFGLSREGMEHFRAGIDGYKGRILMRSEEISNHPEIIRRLGIIAMNGMIEADIYGNVNSTHVMGSAVMNGIGGSGDFARNAYLNFFLTPSTAKDGAISTIVPMVSHVDHTEHDVHVIVTEHGLADLRGLSPRERAERIIAHCAHPRFRPQLRDYLERAVAARPDARHTPHLLSEALSWHQRYLDTGRM; encoded by the coding sequence ATGAGTCGTGTGTCATGCCCTGTGGCCTCTTCGCGCATCATGAGCGCCGAGGACGCCGTCGAATTCATCCGTCCCGGTGACAACGTCGGGATGAGTGGCTTCACCGGGGCCGGCTATCCCAAGGTCGTGCCCGCGGCGCTCGCGGCACGAGCCCGGGCCGCACACGACGCCGGCGAAGACTTCCGGATCGGCCTGTGGACCGGTGCCTCCACCGCTCCACAGGCCGACGGTGTCCTGGCCGAGGCGCACGCCATCTCCACGCGGCTGCCGTACAACTCCGACCCGACCCTGCGCCGCCAGATCAACGCCGGCGAGGTCGACTACGTCGACGCCCACCTGAGCCACTCGGCCCAGCAGATGTGGTTCGGCTTCTACGGTCCGCTCGACGTCGCCGTCATCGAGGTGACGGCGATCCTGCCCGACGGGCTCCTGGTCCCCAGCAGCTCGGTCGGCAACAACAAGACCTGGCTGGACCAGGCCGACAAGGTGATCCTCGAGGTCAACCACTGGCAGCCGCGCGAGTTCGAGGGCTTCCACGACATCTACGGCGGGACGGCCCTGCCTCCGCACCGGCGCCCGCTGGCGCTCACCGAGCCCATGCAGCGTATCGGTGAGCCCTATCTGAAGGTCGACCCCGCGAAGGTGATCGCCGTGGTCGAGACCGCCGCGCCCGATGCCGGTGCGGCGTTCTCGGCACCCGACGACGTGTCCCGCGCGATCGCCGGGCACACCCTGGACTTCCTGCGCGGCGAGGTCGGTGCCGGCCGCATGCCCCCGGAGCTGCTGCCGCTGCAGTCCGGCGTCGGCAACGTGGCCAACGCGGTCCTGCAGGGCCTGGACGGCAGCGAGTTCACGAGCCTGGTGGCGTACACCGAGGTCCTCCAGGACAGCATGCTGACGCTGCTGGACTCGGGCACGCTCCGCGCCGCGTCGACGGCCTCGTTCGGTCTCTCGCGCGAGGGCATGGAGCACTTCCGGGCGGGGATCGACGGGTACAAGGGCCGGATCCTCATGCGCAGCGAGGAGATCTCGAACCACCCCGAGATCATCCGCCGCCTGGGCATCATCGCCATGAACGGCATGATCGAGGCCGACATCTACGGCAACGTGAACTCGACGCACGTCATGGGCAGTGCCGTGATGAACGGCATCGGCGGCAGCGGTGACTTCGCCCGCAACGCCTACCTGAACTTCTTCCTGACCCCGTCGACCGCCAAGGACGGTGCGATCTCGACGATCGTGCCGATGGTCAGCCACGTCGACCACACCGAGCACGACGTGCACGTGATCGTCACCGAGCACGGCCTGGCCGACCTGCGTGGCCTCTCGCCACGCGAGCGGGCGGAGCGGATCATCGCGCACTGCGCCCACCCGCGCTTCCGGCCGCAGTTGCGCGACTACCTCGAGCGAGCCGTCGCCGCTCGCCCCGATGCCCGGCACACGCCGCACCTGCTCTCCGAGGCCCTGTCGTGGCACCAGCGGTACCTCGACACCGGGCGCATGTGA